In Arthrobacter sp. SLBN-112, a genomic segment contains:
- a CDS encoding PadR family transcriptional regulator, translating into MKMESILLGVLLEHPSTGYDLKKYLDTHGRFLRSNTQMSQVYRSLNSMEKQGWVMHELDPRPGAQDAKTYRVTQEGATVFLDWLTGPYQPPSRFQDPELSVRLTFSGFMSAEQLLHILDTEIETRQAEIARYRNRDRRQVWAPTIPV; encoded by the coding sequence ATGAAGATGGAGAGCATCCTCCTTGGAGTGCTCCTTGAGCACCCCAGCACCGGATATGACCTCAAGAAGTACCTTGATACGCACGGGCGGTTCCTGCGCTCGAACACCCAGATGAGCCAGGTGTACCGGTCGCTGAACAGCATGGAAAAGCAAGGCTGGGTCATGCATGAGCTCGATCCCCGGCCCGGCGCCCAGGACGCTAAGACTTACCGGGTGACGCAGGAGGGGGCCACCGTCTTCCTTGACTGGCTCACGGGACCCTACCAGCCGCCGTCGCGCTTCCAGGACCCTGAACTGAGCGTGCGGCTGACGTTCTCGGGATTCATGAGTGCCGAACAGTTGCTGCACATCCTCGATACCGAAATTGAGACCCGGCAGGCAGAAATTGCCCGCTACCGCAATCGTGACCGGCGGCAGGTTTGGGCGCCGACCATCCCGGTTTGA
- a CDS encoding sulfatase-like hydrolase/transferase: MRAIVVMFDSLNRRMLPPYGAEGVHAPNFQRLARSTAMFNNCYAGSMPCMPARREMHTGRHNFLHRSWSPLEPFDDSVPEILKGQGVYTHLVTDHQHYWEDGGATYHNRFSTYEFFRGQEGDAWKGHVAPATAPATLNADNQLTRQDWINREYLKEETDHPQTRTFDAGLEFMQTNVDQDRWMLQIECFDPHEPFFSYDKHRKQYGLEDAEGPYFDWPSYRRVIEEDDVVDRARNEYLSLLSMCDRSLGRVMDFMDEHDMWQDTLLMVCTDHGFLLGEHGWWGKSVQPWYDETIHTPLFIWDPRTNVSGQTRESLVQTIDFGPTLLEFFGVDRTTDMQGKPLVSVIESDEPVREAALFGIFGSHVNVTDGRYVYMRSCATPANTPLFDYTLMPMHMRSRFKVEELREAVLVDGFSFTKGVPLLRVPGWTMGSPYGFGTLLFDLEWDPHQENPLKDTQLEQRMATLLVELMRANEAPAEQFVRLGLPGTGPVGEEHLLIEQHWPQVVASKAPAARVQDFPADAIVATVPLSALLKNQHQRETLVAAMPALGNGASLAMFATRTVVEAAAMTPNLRVAEILKLESALSQADN, from the coding sequence ATGCGCGCCATCGTTGTCATGTTCGATAGCCTGAACCGGCGCATGCTGCCCCCTTACGGGGCCGAAGGCGTCCACGCCCCCAATTTTCAGCGATTGGCCCGCTCCACGGCCATGTTCAACAACTGTTACGCGGGCAGTATGCCGTGCATGCCAGCCAGACGGGAGATGCACACCGGGCGCCACAACTTCCTGCACAGGTCCTGGAGTCCGCTGGAACCGTTCGACGACTCGGTTCCCGAGATCCTGAAAGGACAAGGCGTCTACACCCATCTTGTCACCGACCACCAGCACTACTGGGAAGACGGCGGCGCTACCTACCACAACCGCTTTAGCACCTACGAGTTCTTCCGCGGCCAGGAAGGCGATGCCTGGAAGGGCCACGTCGCGCCTGCCACCGCACCGGCCACGCTGAATGCCGACAACCAGCTCACCAGACAGGACTGGATCAACCGCGAGTACCTCAAGGAGGAAACTGACCACCCACAGACCCGGACCTTTGACGCCGGACTTGAGTTCATGCAGACCAACGTCGACCAGGACCGGTGGATGCTCCAGATCGAGTGCTTTGACCCGCACGAGCCGTTCTTCAGCTATGACAAGCATCGAAAGCAGTACGGTCTGGAAGATGCCGAGGGCCCCTACTTCGACTGGCCTTCATATCGTCGCGTCATCGAGGAGGACGACGTCGTCGACCGGGCACGCAACGAATACCTATCATTGCTCTCCATGTGCGACCGGTCGCTCGGACGGGTTATGGACTTCATGGACGAGCACGATATGTGGCAGGACACCCTCCTCATGGTCTGCACCGACCACGGTTTCCTTTTGGGTGAACACGGCTGGTGGGGCAAGAGCGTCCAACCTTGGTACGACGAGACCATCCACACCCCGCTGTTCATCTGGGACCCCCGCACCAACGTTTCCGGCCAGACGCGGGAGAGTCTCGTGCAGACCATCGACTTCGGCCCTACTCTCCTTGAGTTCTTTGGGGTCGATCGGACGACCGATATGCAGGGCAAACCGCTGGTGTCTGTTATCGAAAGTGACGAGCCGGTACGGGAGGCGGCACTGTTCGGCATCTTCGGATCCCACGTAAATGTCACCGACGGGCGATACGTGTACATGCGGTCCTGCGCGACGCCTGCGAACACGCCACTCTTCGATTACACGCTTATGCCGATGCACATGCGAAGCCGGTTCAAGGTGGAGGAACTTCGCGAAGCCGTCCTGGTTGACGGTTTCTCCTTCACGAAGGGCGTCCCGCTGCTCCGCGTGCCAGGGTGGACCATGGGCAGCCCCTACGGTTTCGGGACCCTGCTCTTCGATCTTGAATGGGACCCGCACCAGGAAAACCCCCTTAAGGACACCCAGCTGGAGCAACGTATGGCAACACTTCTCGTGGAACTCATGCGGGCAAATGAAGCTCCGGCGGAACAGTTCGTGCGCTTGGGGCTGCCAGGGACGGGTCCTGTGGGCGAAGAGCACTTGCTGATCGAACAGCACTGGCCACAGGTAGTGGCTTCCAAGGCGCCAGCAGCCCGCGTGCAAGATTTTCCAGCGGACGCGATTGTCGCTACCGTGCCGCTATCCGCGCTGCTCAAAAATCAGCACCAACGGGAGACTCTTGTGGCCGCGATGCCGGCGCTGGGGAACGGTGCGTCCCTCGCAATGTTCGCAACCCGCACCGTCGTGGAAGCAGCGGCCATGACCCCGAACCTACGGGTTGCAGAAATCCTGAAGCTGGAATCTGCCCTCTCCCAAGCAGACAACTAA
- a CDS encoding family 1 glycosylhydrolase, with protein MSTSFQLPEGFLWGASTAAHQIEGMNVNSDFWAHEHSGLLTQRFREVSGDTCDSYHRWPEDMDLLAGFGFTDYRFSIEWARVEPAPGEFSNAEIAHYRRMVEGAIERGLRPLLTLHHFTVPRWFDEQGGWESEEAVELFGRFVEAAAPIFASNVDHICTINEPNMVARFAPVRKAALVRSDWEQSGTAGSDEATTVALIKAHRRAVEVIRRLTPHVKVGWSVAIANYHVVPGGEAKAAEMASDSRDVFVLAADGDDWIGVQAYTRAFVGPAGQLPVPEGAQKTLTGWEYYPQALGESIRTVARLVPETPIIVTENGIAESDDTRRIAYTSGALKGLRDAMVDGIDVRGYYHWSALDNYEWGSFVPTFGLIAVDRKTFVRTPKPSAAWLGAAGQSRSIDLISHDVMSESIV; from the coding sequence ATGTCTACCAGTTTCCAGCTCCCAGAAGGCTTCCTCTGGGGCGCCTCGACCGCGGCCCATCAAATCGAGGGCATGAATGTCAACAGCGATTTTTGGGCCCACGAGCACAGCGGCCTACTCACGCAACGCTTTCGGGAAGTGAGCGGTGATACCTGCGACAGCTACCATCGCTGGCCTGAAGACATGGACCTTTTGGCGGGATTTGGCTTTACCGACTACAGGTTCAGCATCGAATGGGCGCGCGTTGAACCAGCGCCGGGCGAGTTTTCCAATGCCGAGATCGCCCACTACCGTCGCATGGTGGAGGGAGCCATTGAACGAGGGCTCCGCCCTCTGCTGACGCTCCATCACTTTACCGTCCCCCGGTGGTTCGATGAGCAGGGCGGGTGGGAATCAGAGGAAGCCGTCGAACTCTTTGGGCGCTTCGTCGAGGCAGCAGCCCCCATTTTTGCCAGCAATGTTGACCATATTTGCACGATTAACGAACCCAATATGGTGGCACGGTTTGCCCCAGTCCGAAAGGCTGCTTTAGTGCGGAGTGATTGGGAACAGTCCGGGACTGCCGGGTCCGACGAGGCCACCACTGTGGCCTTGATCAAAGCACACCGACGAGCCGTTGAAGTGATCAGGCGCCTCACACCTCACGTCAAGGTCGGGTGGTCGGTTGCAATAGCCAACTACCATGTCGTGCCAGGAGGGGAAGCGAAAGCGGCAGAGATGGCGTCCGACTCACGGGATGTCTTCGTCCTCGCCGCTGACGGTGATGACTGGATTGGTGTACAGGCCTACACCCGTGCGTTCGTCGGACCCGCCGGGCAACTGCCCGTCCCCGAAGGCGCACAGAAGACGCTTACAGGCTGGGAGTACTACCCGCAGGCGCTCGGTGAATCCATTCGCACCGTCGCCCGCCTCGTGCCGGAAACCCCCATCATCGTGACCGAGAACGGCATCGCCGAAAGCGATGACACACGCAGAATCGCCTACACATCGGGTGCCCTCAAAGGGCTGCGGGATGCGATGGTCGACGGCATCGACGTCCGCGGCTACTACCACTGGAGCGCACTGGACAACTACGAATGGGGCAGCTTCGTTCCGACCTTTGGATTGATTGCCGTAGACAGGAAGACCTTCGTGCGCACGCCCAAGCCCTCCGCGGCATGGCTCGGCGCAGCTGGTCAGTCCCGGTCCATTGACCTGATCTCCCATGACGTGATGTCCGAAAGCATTGTCTAG
- a CDS encoding glycoside hydrolase family 3 C-terminal domain-containing protein — MATLSAQQTSPTSTDTRLQSLLHQLTLEEKVQLLTGRDFWTTWPMEKIGLRRILVSDGPTGVRGEVWDERQPSVNFPSATAISSSWDPAIAGRLGAASAVEARCKGVDVVLGPTINLHRSPLGGRHFEAFSEDPVLTAELAAAYVAGVQRNGVGATPKHYVANDSETDRFTVDALVDERALRELYLLAFEKAVVESRAWLVMSAYNSINGTTATENDLLETPLNSDWGFDGVVISDWTAVRGIDSANASQDLVMPGPDGPWGEALVAAVRSGEVAEASIDRKVLRILQLAARVGALDGFEPVSAEPVDREDLVAFTREASAAGTVMVKNDGVLPLDLAAAGKIAVIGHNARYARTQGGGSATVLPETVVTPLDGIRAAFGADNVSYSTGAIVQEGVAEIPLSQLTNPATGAPGLRVAFLDAHGTELFTEDRRSTALVWFGGDAPIRESSTVRLHMIYTPDETGSIRLGAATVGRTRIHVDGALVHEANIEVDGKDIAESFLAPASSTAEIPVTAGIALDVLVELDTSNWTGPLDNALSVTVGTEPADTNPEALIIEAAKAAREADVAVVVVGTNSRVESEGYDRSTLDLPGLQDRLVHAVAAANPRTVVIVNSGSPVIMPWRHEVAATLIGYFGGQEFGNALADILTGTTEPGGRLPTTWAATQGSIPVLNTTPDADGKLHYSEGIHIGYRAWLKTGATPAYDFGYGLGYTTWSLDGVQGPANPVAAGDTVPLQISLRNTGGRAGKQVIQIYAEKKDSTVDRPIRWLVASTPVWADPGESVSVVLNLPTRNLAYWNNGWNYEPGNYQLKAGFSVTDLPGATTLVLAP; from the coding sequence ATGGCAACACTCAGCGCACAGCAAACCTCCCCAACATCCACGGATACGCGCCTCCAGAGCCTCCTGCACCAATTGACGCTCGAAGAAAAGGTTCAGTTGCTGACCGGCCGCGATTTCTGGACGACCTGGCCCATGGAAAAGATCGGGCTCCGCCGCATCCTGGTCTCCGACGGTCCCACCGGAGTCCGCGGCGAGGTCTGGGACGAACGCCAGCCATCCGTCAATTTCCCCTCCGCGACGGCCATCAGCTCCAGCTGGGACCCCGCCATCGCCGGCCGCCTGGGGGCTGCCTCCGCAGTTGAGGCGCGGTGTAAAGGCGTCGACGTCGTCCTCGGCCCGACCATCAATCTCCACCGCTCACCCCTGGGAGGCCGCCACTTCGAAGCTTTCAGCGAAGACCCTGTCCTCACCGCGGAACTGGCTGCAGCCTATGTCGCAGGAGTCCAGCGCAACGGTGTCGGGGCCACCCCGAAGCATTACGTCGCCAACGACTCGGAGACCGACCGGTTCACCGTGGATGCCCTCGTTGATGAACGTGCCCTGCGGGAGCTCTACCTGCTGGCCTTCGAGAAAGCCGTCGTCGAATCGCGCGCCTGGCTGGTCATGAGCGCCTACAACTCCATCAACGGGACCACCGCCACAGAGAACGACCTTCTCGAAACCCCGCTAAACAGTGACTGGGGCTTTGACGGGGTCGTGATCAGCGACTGGACTGCCGTGCGCGGCATCGACTCCGCCAACGCTTCCCAGGACCTTGTCATGCCGGGCCCCGACGGCCCCTGGGGCGAAGCCCTCGTCGCAGCGGTCAGGTCGGGAGAGGTAGCAGAAGCGAGCATCGACCGGAAGGTGCTACGGATCCTGCAGCTGGCAGCCCGGGTCGGCGCCCTTGACGGGTTCGAACCGGTCAGCGCCGAACCGGTCGACCGGGAAGACTTAGTGGCTTTCACCCGGGAAGCCTCGGCCGCAGGGACCGTTATGGTGAAGAACGACGGGGTGCTGCCACTTGACCTGGCGGCCGCCGGCAAGATCGCGGTGATCGGGCACAACGCCAGGTACGCCCGCACCCAGGGCGGCGGGTCTGCGACAGTGCTGCCGGAAACGGTCGTCACCCCGCTCGACGGGATCCGGGCGGCGTTCGGTGCGGACAACGTCAGCTACAGCACCGGTGCTATCGTCCAGGAAGGTGTCGCTGAAATTCCCCTAAGCCAGCTGACCAACCCCGCCACCGGCGCGCCCGGACTGCGCGTAGCCTTCCTCGACGCCCACGGGACCGAACTCTTCACGGAGGACCGCCGGTCCACCGCGCTGGTCTGGTTCGGCGGGGACGCCCCAATCCGTGAATCCTCCACGGTCCGGCTTCACATGATCTACACCCCGGACGAAACAGGCTCCATTCGCCTGGGAGCCGCTACCGTTGGCCGGACACGCATTCACGTCGACGGCGCTCTGGTCCACGAAGCAAACATTGAGGTGGACGGCAAAGACATCGCCGAGTCCTTCCTTGCCCCGGCGTCATCAACCGCGGAAATCCCCGTTACCGCCGGCATCGCATTGGATGTCCTGGTCGAACTGGACACTTCAAACTGGACCGGCCCCCTCGACAACGCACTGAGTGTCACAGTCGGCACCGAACCCGCCGATACCAATCCCGAAGCACTGATCATCGAAGCAGCCAAGGCCGCCCGGGAAGCTGACGTCGCCGTCGTCGTCGTTGGAACAAACTCCCGCGTGGAGTCCGAAGGCTACGACCGCTCTACCCTGGACTTGCCCGGCCTGCAGGACCGGCTGGTCCACGCCGTCGCCGCGGCGAACCCGCGTACCGTTGTGATCGTTAATTCCGGCTCTCCCGTCATCATGCCGTGGCGCCACGAAGTCGCAGCGACCTTGATCGGATACTTTGGCGGCCAGGAATTCGGCAACGCCCTGGCAGACATCCTCACCGGCACGACCGAACCCGGCGGCCGGCTCCCCACTACCTGGGCGGCAACCCAGGGCAGCATACCGGTCCTGAACACGACCCCGGATGCAGACGGAAAACTCCACTACTCCGAAGGCATCCACATCGGATACCGGGCCTGGCTTAAAACCGGTGCTACCCCCGCCTACGACTTCGGTTACGGGCTGGGTTACACCACCTGGTCCCTTGACGGTGTGCAAGGACCAGCAAACCCTGTTGCGGCCGGAGACACCGTTCCCCTGCAGATCAGCCTGAGGAACACCGGCGGACGCGCCGGCAAGCAAGTCATACAGATATATGCAGAAAAAAAGGACTCCACGGTAGACCGTCCTATCCGCTGGCTCGTCGCATCCACGCCCGTCTGGGCGGACCCCGGGGAAAGCGTCTCCGTAGTCCTGAACCTCCCCACCCGAAACTTGGCCTATTGGAACAACGGATGGAACTACGAACCAGGCAACTACCAACTCAAGGCCGGATTCTCTGTCACCGACCTCCCCGGAGCCACGACCTTGGTCCTTGCACCATGA
- a CDS encoding PadR family transcriptional regulator codes for MKFEEVLLALIARAPSSGYDLGRWLATEGQFIRANADQSQIYKTLNRLLKQGLIEFTIEERDGAPDAKVYTVTPAGGQHLREQTESQYVPPARWQEPDFTARLNCLVPLNPPTLIPLIETELAFRRDQVRRYRHRDRTVRLVPGIVPLDAEFVAELSDAVHNRGAAALDAWIEWLEQQHEKWTAYLATQAQEGARVS; via the coding sequence ATGAAGTTTGAAGAAGTCCTTCTGGCCTTAATCGCGCGGGCGCCTTCCAGCGGATATGATCTAGGACGCTGGCTGGCCACTGAGGGGCAATTCATTCGTGCCAACGCCGACCAATCCCAGATCTACAAGACCCTCAACCGTCTCCTGAAACAGGGCCTAATTGAGTTCACCATAGAGGAGCGCGACGGAGCTCCCGATGCAAAGGTCTACACCGTCACGCCCGCGGGAGGGCAACACCTCAGGGAGCAGACGGAGTCACAGTACGTACCTCCTGCTCGGTGGCAGGAGCCGGACTTCACCGCGCGGCTTAACTGCCTTGTTCCCCTGAACCCTCCTACTCTGATCCCGCTCATTGAGACAGAACTTGCATTTCGCCGTGATCAGGTCCGCCGATACCGGCACCGTGACCGTACCGTCCGGCTGGTGCCAGGAATCGTTCCACTGGATGCAGAGTTCGTGGCTGAACTGTCCGATGCCGTGCATAATCGCGGCGCCGCTGCATTGGACGCCTGGATTGAGTGGCTGGAACAACAGCATGAAAAGTGGACCGCCTACCTGGCTACCCAGGCTCAAGAAGGCGCTCGTGTGAGCTAG
- a CDS encoding sulfatase encodes MRAIILMFDSLNRHMLSPYAADTVVQAPNFARLAAKSTTFDNFYAGSMPCMPARREMHTGRYNFLHRSWGPLEPFDDSMPALLKHAGVHTHLVSDHPHYWEDGGATYHPRYSTWEFFRGQEGDPWKGVVGPGGEEDDWRSQMKRQDLINRSYMTTEADHSQTKTVDAGLHFIDVNRDADKWMLQIELFDPHEPFFTHDAYKKMYPHQYNGPEFDWPGYQKVSESQDQVDHARYEYAALVSMCDKSLGRVLDAMDRHNLWEDTLLLVNTDHGFLLGEHGWWAKSVQPWFNELVHLPMFLWDPRAGGRDTRRAALAQTIDIAPTMLRYFGLEPTPDMQGQDLALTTEDDTVTIREAALFGIHGGHVNITDGRYVYMRAAANPGNGPLEDYTLMPTHMRNRFAVPELASWEPAAPFGFTKGLRTMCVQTRSFMNPWTHGTLLFDLEKDPQQKSPLTDDEIELRMLRLLAKHMHISEAPTSQFERLGIPAHGEPSEEHLLVRKQAERARLALEPLPPLDSLPGGGQVLTFPVLELLQDPNAREVLERHLPEIVSTELVNLPAQLTLHQLAAVAAVPAAVLGPIAEDLTSVPTI; translated from the coding sequence ATGCGGGCCATCATCCTTATGTTCGACAGCCTTAACCGGCACATGCTTTCCCCTTACGCCGCTGACACTGTTGTGCAGGCACCCAACTTCGCCCGGCTGGCGGCCAAGTCCACCACCTTTGATAACTTCTATGCCGGTTCCATGCCGTGTATGCCCGCGAGACGGGAGATGCACACCGGCCGGTATAACTTCCTGCACCGCTCCTGGGGACCTCTGGAGCCTTTTGACGACTCCATGCCTGCGCTTCTGAAGCATGCCGGCGTCCACACCCACCTGGTTTCAGACCACCCGCACTACTGGGAGGACGGCGGCGCCACCTATCACCCCCGCTACAGTACGTGGGAATTCTTCCGCGGCCAGGAAGGCGACCCGTGGAAAGGCGTGGTTGGGCCCGGGGGAGAGGAGGACGACTGGCGGTCGCAGATGAAGCGGCAGGACCTGATCAATCGCTCCTACATGACTACCGAGGCAGACCACTCCCAGACGAAAACCGTCGACGCCGGCCTGCACTTCATCGATGTGAACCGGGACGCGGATAAGTGGATGCTTCAGATCGAACTGTTCGACCCGCACGAGCCATTCTTCACGCACGACGCCTACAAGAAGATGTACCCGCACCAGTACAACGGGCCTGAATTCGACTGGCCGGGCTACCAAAAGGTCAGTGAATCCCAGGACCAGGTTGATCACGCCCGCTATGAGTACGCCGCCCTTGTATCCATGTGCGACAAGTCCCTGGGGCGCGTCCTGGACGCCATGGACCGGCATAATCTCTGGGAAGACACCCTTCTGCTGGTCAACACTGACCACGGGTTCCTGCTCGGTGAGCACGGTTGGTGGGCAAAATCCGTTCAGCCCTGGTTCAACGAGCTGGTCCACCTGCCGATGTTCCTATGGGACCCACGCGCCGGGGGCCGCGACACCCGCAGGGCCGCCTTGGCTCAGACCATCGACATCGCCCCCACAATGCTGCGGTACTTCGGCCTGGAACCCACCCCGGACATGCAGGGCCAGGACCTCGCCCTCACCACCGAAGACGATACGGTCACGATCCGCGAAGCGGCACTGTTCGGCATTCACGGCGGGCACGTCAACATCACCGATGGCCGATACGTCTACATGCGCGCGGCTGCCAACCCGGGCAACGGGCCCCTTGAGGATTACACCCTGATGCCCACCCACATGCGCAACCGCTTCGCCGTGCCGGAACTGGCCAGCTGGGAGCCCGCCGCGCCGTTCGGGTTCACGAAGGGCCTTCGGACGATGTGCGTACAGACCAGGTCCTTTATGAACCCCTGGACCCATGGAACGCTGCTCTTCGACCTCGAAAAAGACCCTCAGCAGAAGAGCCCCCTGACAGACGACGAGATCGAACTGCGGATGCTCCGCCTGCTCGCGAAGCACATGCACATCAGTGAGGCACCCACCAGCCAGTTTGAACGCCTGGGCATTCCTGCCCATGGAGAACCCAGCGAGGAACACCTGCTGGTCCGGAAGCAGGCAGAACGCGCCCGCCTCGCCCTGGAACCCCTCCCTCCCCTCGATTCCCTCCCGGGCGGCGGACAGGTCCTAACCTTCCCGGTCCTGGAACTCCTTCAAGACCCCAACGCACGTGAGGTCCTGGAAAGGCACCTGCCGGAAATCGTCAGCACCGAACTCGTCAACCTTCCGGCGCAACTCACCCTCCACCAGCTAGCCGCAGTCGCCGCTGTGCCGGCGGCCGTCCTGGGCCCCATCGCCGAGGACCTCACGTCCGTTCCCACAATCTGA
- a CDS encoding ATP-binding cassette domain-containing protein: MSERVTSAPLLEAKNIVVEFPMKGFRKPPFRVLHGVSLDILPGETVGLVGESGSGKTTIGRAILGLIEPAAGTITFDGQDITKLHRRERRKLSDSIQVVFQDPYTSLNPTMTVGDILSEPLLVKAELKGSARNRIRELLDQVGLPTGAVGKFPREFSGGQRQRVAIARALALSPRLIVCDEPVSALDLSTQARVLDLFIEIQERTGVAYLFVSHDLSVVRHISHRVAVMYKGNIVEYGDGDQVTSDPVHPYTQKLLMSAPVANPVRQRERRLERQMMLAVAGTKGQN, from the coding sequence ATGTCTGAGAGAGTTACATCTGCACCCCTCCTTGAAGCCAAAAACATCGTCGTCGAATTCCCCATGAAGGGGTTCCGCAAACCGCCGTTCCGGGTCCTTCACGGCGTCTCACTCGACATACTCCCCGGGGAAACTGTCGGACTTGTGGGAGAATCCGGATCGGGCAAAACAACAATCGGGCGGGCCATCCTTGGTTTGATCGAACCCGCCGCCGGCACCATCACTTTCGACGGGCAGGACATCACCAAACTGCACCGGAGGGAGCGGCGCAAACTCAGCGACTCTATCCAGGTCGTCTTCCAAGATCCCTACACATCCCTGAACCCTACGATGACCGTCGGAGACATCCTCAGTGAACCACTGCTGGTCAAAGCAGAGCTGAAAGGCTCCGCAAGGAACCGGATTCGAGAACTCCTTGACCAGGTGGGACTTCCTACTGGCGCCGTGGGTAAATTCCCCAGGGAGTTCTCCGGCGGTCAGCGGCAGCGGGTTGCGATCGCTCGCGCGCTGGCACTTTCCCCCCGGCTCATTGTCTGCGACGAACCCGTCTCGGCCTTGGACCTCTCCACACAGGCCCGCGTCCTGGATCTCTTCATCGAAATCCAAGAAAGGACCGGGGTGGCCTACCTCTTCGTGTCTCATGACCTTTCAGTGGTCCGTCACATCAGCCACCGGGTCGCCGTGATGTACAAGGGAAACATCGTCGAATACGGAGACGGAGACCAAGTCACTTCCGACCCGGTGCACCCCTACACACAAAAACTCCTGATGTCAGCGCCGGTGGCAAACCCGGTCCGACAGCGGGAACGCCGCCTTGAGCGGCAGATGATGCTGGCAGTTGCCGGCACGAAAGGACAGAACTGA
- a CDS encoding peptidase dimerization domain-containing protein, translating into MLGALQRYITRRFNVFDPVVLSAGGLHGGSASNVLPASAEFRASVRSFDPSAEARLAQELPDLIRQLASTHQFTTEPRSARLRR; encoded by the coding sequence ATGCTTGGTGCGCTTCAGAGATACATCACTAGGCGATTCAACGTTTTTGATCCCGTGGTCCTGTCCGCGGGCGGATTACATGGCGGTTCCGCCTCGAATGTCCTACCTGCTTCGGCGGAATTCAGGGCCAGTGTCAGGTCTTTCGACCCAAGTGCCGAAGCGCGGCTCGCACAGGAGCTGCCCGATCTAATCCGGCAACTGGCGAGCACTCATCAGTTTACGACTGAGCCACGTTCAGCCCGATTACGCCGGTGA
- a CDS encoding MFS transporter — MTTHHNPATAAANQAVEGSAQARHVPHRWRNLAVLTGVTVVDNTEAGLSTTLFPTIAAALKLQSSHLGLLAALGKLVAVPAGPAWAWLAGKVGRRKTLIATTFVGGAFGIAAGFSQGFVQLLIFNTLMSAAIIGGSPIANAIIADSFDDSQRGKAAGYFYGFISLISSFIGPLIALFTGLSDGWRYGMWAIGGICIAAGLLVAFFLKDPGVGASEKQLADLAGRDALAPKVTVRSVLSLFRVPTFSVMMLSRLLSGHLLLVIFGIQFLVVERGFTNAVAAVVLLPFGLGYFAGTAGGGWLMALLDRVLPDRGRVAYLQGAQILFAVVAFFATQFHYDNIGIYGIFWALMGFAQGANPPANRPIVAAVVVPELRNQAFAIFLTVFETIGWAVFSLGAGALAATLGIQTVFLWTLVILMLINAVVLSALYACYPRDVARARGILENRRQEALHLG; from the coding sequence ATGACCACCCATCACAACCCCGCCACGGCCGCCGCGAACCAAGCCGTCGAAGGCTCCGCACAGGCCCGCCACGTTCCGCACCGGTGGCGCAACCTTGCGGTGCTCACCGGGGTGACTGTTGTTGATAACACCGAGGCGGGCCTCAGCACGACCCTCTTCCCAACCATCGCCGCGGCGCTGAAACTGCAAAGCAGCCACCTCGGACTCCTGGCCGCCCTGGGCAAGCTCGTCGCCGTTCCCGCTGGCCCGGCCTGGGCGTGGCTGGCCGGCAAAGTCGGGCGTCGCAAGACCCTGATTGCCACAACCTTCGTGGGCGGTGCTTTCGGCATCGCGGCAGGCTTCTCTCAGGGCTTCGTCCAGCTGTTGATCTTCAACACCCTGATGTCGGCCGCCATCATCGGCGGCAGCCCCATCGCAAATGCGATCATTGCCGACTCCTTCGATGACAGCCAAAGGGGCAAAGCCGCGGGCTACTTCTACGGCTTCATCAGCCTCATCAGCTCCTTCATCGGTCCCCTTATCGCACTCTTCACGGGATTGTCGGACGGCTGGCGGTACGGGATGTGGGCCATAGGCGGCATCTGCATCGCAGCAGGGCTGCTCGTCGCGTTCTTTCTCAAGGACCCCGGCGTGGGCGCCTCCGAGAAGCAGCTCGCCGACCTGGCAGGCCGCGACGCGCTCGCCCCGAAAGTCACCGTCCGATCGGTGCTCTCCCTGTTCCGAGTTCCAACGTTCTCGGTGATGATGCTGTCCCGACTCCTTTCGGGCCACCTGCTCTTAGTGATCTTCGGTATCCAGTTCCTCGTGGTTGAGCGCGGCTTCACCAACGCGGTAGCCGCCGTTGTGCTCCTGCCCTTCGGGCTTGGCTACTTCGCCGGCACCGCAGGAGGCGGCTGGCTGATGGCCCTGCTCGATCGGGTCCTCCCGGACCGCGGTCGGGTTGCCTACCTGCAAGGTGCCCAGATTCTGTTCGCGGTCGTTGCCTTTTTCGCCACACAGTTTCACTACGACAACATCGGCATTTACGGCATCTTCTGGGCCTTGATGGGCTTCGCTCAAGGCGCGAACCCGCCCGCGAACCGCCCCATCGTCGCCGCTGTCGTCGTGCCGGAACTGCGCAACCAGGCCTTCGCGATCTTCCTGACCGTCTTCGAAACAATCGGCTGGGCAGTCTTCTCCCTCGGCGCCGGTGCACTGGCGGCGACCCTGGGTATCCAGACCGTGTTCCTGTGGACCCTCGTGATCCTGATGCTGATCAACGCCGTAGTGCTGAGTGCCCTTTACGCCTGCTATCCGCGGGACGTGGCGAGGGCGCGCGGCATCCTCGAAAACCGCCGCCAGGAAGCACTCCACCTCGGCTGA